The Carcharodon carcharias isolate sCarCar2 chromosome 34, sCarCar2.pri, whole genome shotgun sequence genome includes the window TGTAGGATGGCAACTCTTTGCTTCACGCAGCATTGCCTCTCATGTCCAGCCGAAAACCAACCTTTTCTCTGGGTTGTGTTGACTCTCAGTCCTCCAGGTGGTGCTCAAAGCCTAAAACTCAGGCCTCTGGGGCCCAAAGGCACCAATTGAGCCAAAGTGACCCATAAACGTCACTGGATGACAGGATGTCAAGAAGGCAAGGGTGCCAAGAGGCAACTATAGTGTCCGGGCTGCTGCACTAGTTAAGCCTGACCCGGCGCAGGCCCAGGGGTGGAACTGGCGTTTGCGTCAAGTGAGGGCGCTCACGCGAGGCTTTACCTGTGCCGCGCTTCTGCAGCCTTGTCCTCTTGAGGACCTCGCCAAATTTCTCGTGCTTGCACAGGTGAGGGATCTTAACATGGACGCCACCGCGCAGGCCAGTGCCCAAGTTAGAGGGGCAGGTCAGGACGTAACCAAGATGTTCGTTCCACATAAAACCACGGCCGGCCTTGACGAAAATATCTTCAATCTGTATCGGGCGAGAGGGTTAAAAGTCTTATCGTGAAGCCCCAGCAAATACATAGAATTGTCaagcgcagaaacaggccattcggcccacctggtctgtgctggtgtttgtgtTCCGCATGGAGGCCCCTCCTGCCTCACTAACCTTATTCCCTTCTCCCACACgtccttatctagcttccccttagatGCACCGtcgctattcacctcaaccgctGCTTGTGGCCCGAGttccaaacccccaccacccctaccaATTCTCCTGAATCCCGGAGGggtttatttcttttttaaagtaGAGGATGGGGATCACCAATGCGGAAAgcccccatccctcaccctgtaccattTGCTCTTTTCGCGAAGATGCTGCTCCCCGGACAAAGGGCATTCCTCACGTTGGCCAGCGATTTGATAGAGCTGCGCATGGTTGTGACTGATTTCGGTAAGGTACGGTACAAGAACTGGGGGAACGCAggttgggcaagagatacagtgGAGGGGGGATGTGCGGAAGAAGCTTTTTACTCAGCgattggtaatgacctggaactcgctgcccatgaggacggtggaagtggagacgatgaatgatttcaaatggAAGTTGGATGAGCGCTTGGGGGAAATAAATCCCCAAAGCCACGGGGATACAGTGGCGGGGGGGGAGTGGGACCGggtggattgctctacagagagccagcatgtattcagcaggctgaatggcctcctctgctgTTATGACTCGATGACGGAGACGGCTGGTTAGCCTCTCGACTGTGGTGCGAAGGCAGTCAAGTTCAGCTCCCAGTGTCGACCGGAGTGCCGGAAACAGGAGCCAGCGAGTCGCTGAAATAAAACGGCAAAAGCTTCTCACCGTCTTCAGGCCCACACAGAAACGCCTGAAAACCTCCTTCATGTTGCCGCCCTTCTGCATGGAGATTACCCGGAGGTGGTCCTCCTCGTTGACCCAGACCAAGAAGGTCTTGCTGTCGTTGTGCCTGTTTCCAAAGGAAGAAACAAAAAGTGCCAAAAGTCAAAAATCATTCAAGTACTGGAAGAGCTAGTCTACCGCATAAGCCTCACTCCCTTGCACTTCATGCCTGCCAACACATGGGCCGGTTACCTGGCAactgtggaggtggtggggggtggggggcttccAATATTTCTCATAGCAACGAGAAGCCCAATTTCCAGTCTTCCTCTATTCTGCTCTTTGTCCACTCTTTCTCCCCTTTCAAACTCTTGTCTCTACGCCTCCTCCCTCTCCGCGTGAATGTTCCTCTCCAGGCCCAACGAGCTCAATGCCCACACAATGGCAGGCACCTACAGCACCTACAATGCCTACAGCGCCTACAATGGCAGGCACCTACAGCGGCCAATAATGGCTCTCACCCAAGATGACTTGTATTGGGTGCCCACAGTATGGGGGTGTTGGTTGgcgggggggaatgggaggggaaacgtagctgggggggggggggggggtggtggggtggggggggtgggggagggggctaaAAATCCAGACCATGAACCATATCCAGAACAACTTTTCTGTGGTTGTCCTAATGCAAAGAATCCCAAAAGCATTACTATCAGTTAAGATCAAACAGGCTGGGCCTCctctctctagaaaagagaagcttGTGACTTTACCTGTAGCGGCCTTTCAGCTTATGAATGGTTTGATCGGGGCGaggtagggaagatgtttccacttgcaggggagcccagaaccaggggccatTAATGTAATGGTCCacaataaatccaatggggaattcgggagaaacttctttacccagagagcggggagaatgtggaacttgctctcacagggagtggttgaggtggaaAGCAAGGATGCGTttgaggggaagctggataaacatgaGGGAGTAAGGAACAGAGGACATGTAGGCAGAGTTAGATGAAGTAGAGTGGGAagacacttttttaaaattcattttacgggatgtgggcctcactggctgggcccagcatttattgcccatccctaattgccccttgagaaggtggtggtgagctgccttcttgagccgctgcagtccatgtggggtaggtacacccacagtgctgttagggagggagttccaggatcttgacacatgtggagtataaacaatGGTATGGACCCATTGGGCTAATGGCCTCCATCCGTGTTGTAGGCTCAATGTACTGTTTTCTAGTGGAATATATCCGCTTTTACTTACCAAATTCCTCTACCATCAGGCCAGTCACGAGCCATACCAGAAGCAAGGAGCAGGGGGGAGACTGGCTTATCAAACAGGAAGTGGTCATCAATCAGCTGTTGCTGCTCTGCATCAGACATACTGGACAGGGGGTAATACTTGCCCTTAAGTTCACCAGTCAGACTGTTGAGAGCTGCCAAAGAGAATCAGACATTTAAATATCTGCAGAAGCGGCTAGCAGATCAATATTTCACAAACAGAAGCCTAGCCTGGCTGaagggagacatgttgctgaagcttttcgtcttgcactcatcaggacaaacacaagaataccaaatttcaaacaatcacaacaatttatagtgCAGGATAAGAGgaagctgattggttggcaagttgactctggttggctgaggtgttgccatggagaaagcaacaggaacTATAGGtgccccaagctcccaggtaaaaaaaaggtgcaaggcttgaacctATTCCTTTCGTTTGCAGAGAATGGATCCcttcctgtgaatgtgtgtcactTCTAACAAGTGTAAGTGAGCCATGTTATGAACTTGACTGATTATATTTAATTGGTTGTGAGTGTAGCTATttgcgcactcaggattgttcagcaagtgctgcccaatcgcagaatcacatctaatagtagacgttttgttttgggttttgcaagcgctggctggttgagtacggtctgtactctgcctattatgaacaaaCAAAAGAGCATGCCATTAGATCTGATCAGCCAATTGTTGGGATGCTCAGCCTACATAGctggcatcacactgacactgaaattcatgcaCAACGTTgttcaattgtgtggtaggcagaacatctttctgGACTGACGGCAGTATCCTGTTAGAGGAAAATACCACTCATGTAGCCACTGCATAGTGGCAGCGTGAATCAgctgatcgtttgaaatttggtattcttgtgtttgtcctgatgagtacaagacaaaaatctttggcaacatgtctctctgtTTAGTaagattcaagttctgtactcagAAGCTTAATAAGTGGCTTGAGATTCTCACAatgcaccaacaccagcaccaaaggTAAGGTAAGCAGTCAAAGTTTCCATTTATTTATCATTGCTGGTCAATCAATGCAACTTACACaataatgcccatccctaattgcccttgagaagtggtggtgagctgcctccttaaaccactgcagtccatgtggtgtaggtacactcacagtgctgttaaagagggagttccaggattttggccacatgacagtgaaggaacagcgatatacttccaagtcaggacggcgtGCAGGGGTCTTAGGGACAATGGTGTTACCATATATacactgcccttgtcctgctagtagatgcattggtgttcattttccaaaattccatagattctggaaaggttccatcaggctggaaagtagcaaatataacccctccattcaagaagggagagaggcagaaaacaggaaactgtaggccagtcagCTTGGCGTATGTCTtgaggaaggtgttagaattgattattaaggaggctatagctgggcacttggagAAACTTAAGGTAATCAGGAACATTCAGCATGGTTTcgtgaaaggaaatcatgttcaaccaatttattggagttctttgacggattaacatgcactgtggataaaggggagcctgtagatgtgctgtacctggatttccagaaggcatttgataaggtgccacatcaaaggatgttacagaaaataaaagtgcaagGTGTAGGGTTAACGTATTAGCCTGGATAGACGATTGACTGgctggtagaaaacagagagtatgcataaatgggtctttttctgattggcaggatgtgacgagtggagtcctataggggtctgtgctggggcctcagctttttacaatttacatcaatgacttggatgaaagaagtgaagacatggtagctaaatttgcagatggcacaaagataggtaggaaagtgtgttgggaagaggacatgaggagattgtaggcggatatagataggttgagtgagtgggcaaaaaatatggcagatggagtttaatgtgggaaaatattaagtttttcactttggcaggaagaataaaaaagcggagtattaattaaatggagaacggctacaGAATCCTGagacgcagagggatctggatgttctcgtgcatgagtcacaagaagttagtatgcaggaacagcacataatcaagaaggctaatggaatgttatcctttattacaaaagggattgaacataaaagtaaggatgttatgcttcagttatacagggcattggtgagaccgcatcttgaatactgtgtgcagttttggttcccttatttaaggaaggatgtaaatgtgttgaaggtggttcagaagaggtttactagattgatacctggaatgagtgggttgtcttatgaggaaggattgtacaaactgggcttgtttccactggagtttagaagagtgaggggtgatttgattgaagtatacaagatcctgaacgaccttgacaaggtggatgtggaaaggatgtttcctcttgtgggtgagtccagaactagggggacactgttttaaaattagggctcacccttttaggatagagatgaggagaatttttttctctcagagggttgtgtgactttggaattctctgcctcagaaggtggtggaggcggggtcactgaatatttttaagacagaggtagatagattcttgttagacgagggaatcaaagattattgggggaaGATAGGAAtgcagaactcaaaacacaaacagaacagccatgatctgattgaatggtggagcaggctcgaggggccgaatggcctactcctgctcctatttcttatgttcgtatgtttgttcTCAGTGGTGGAGGGCACGAGCATGGGAGAAACTACTGACTCGAAGGATGACAGTCCCTGTGTGCCAGCTAAAATGGACAAGGTTTTGTTCTGGACGAAGGAGGAAGCTGAAGTGGGTGAGCGCTGGTCCAACTGCCCCCTCCCGAGCCCCCAGCTGCGTTCATCTCCCCCTCAGCAGCGACCGACCTACCGTCTATGCAAAGCTTCTCGATGAGGCGACGCTCTCCACGGCTGCAGTGTGGGGGCAGGGCGATCCCCTTGACACTGCGGCCAGTCCGCACGCGGCTGCTCAGCACATAGTTGGGGTCAAGGTCGTCACCACCCTGCACAATGTCGAAGGAGACTGGGTCAGCCAAGGGGGAAACAATATCATTCTGTTAAGAGTATCTGAGgtcctgggcttcataaatacAGGCACAGAGCACAAACGCAAGGGAGGTTTTTTATtctctttcattggatgtgggtgggccagcatttgttgcccatccctaattgcccttgaactgggtggcttgctcggccatgtcagagggcagttaaaagactcaaccacgttgctgtgggtctggagtcacgtgtaggccagactgagtatggacagcagatttccccccccccactaaaggggcattagtgaacccgatgggtttgttttacaacaatcgatggtaGTTGTCATCATTACTAAGGCTAGCTTTACATGCCagattaattaactgaattcaaattctaccagctgccgtggtgggatttgaacccacgtttCCCCAGGGGATTGGCCTGAGttactggattactagcccagcaacattaGCACTGTGCCACGATCACCGCCCTAAACTTTtatgaaacactggttaggctCGAGCTCAGATACTGTGGCCAACAATGGGCACTAAAAGATTTCGGAGGCCATCATGGCCTTTATAGCAAACCTAGAGGCGATTCTCGGACTAattggctggcacagacaagatgggccaaatggcctcccactGTACTGTAACATCCAATCACTCTACAATATAGGAcgacaggaggccattcggtttTGCTGCTAACCCTGAGATAATCTAAAGTGGGAGCTGGCTCAttcttaaaaattctttcacgggttaTGGGTGTCGCTCgctgggccagtatttgttgcccatccctaattgcccttgagaaggtggtggcgagctgccttcttgaaccgctgcagcccatgtggtgtaggtacacccacggcgctgttaggaagggagctccaggattttgacctggcgacagtgaaggaacggccgatatatttccaagtcagggtggtgtgtgacttggaggggaactcgctggtggcggtgttccccgtgcatctgctgcccttgtccttctggatggtagaggtcacatggAGCATAAACGCCAACGTAGGCctgttgggcagaatggcctcttgtTGTGCTGAAAAATTCGATATATCTAAGTCTTCAGACTCTCAAAGCCAAGGCCTGGTGGCAATTAGCCACCAATATCAGATTTAGTTCATGTACTGTTCAGCCTTGCCTGGTCCTGGTCGACAGATTCATGGCCCTTTCCCCTCCCAATGATAAAGGAAGAGACAGAGTTAGTCTGCCTACAGCCAATCACAAACCTTCAGATTCTCATGGTTCAGGTCAGTCTTGTGTTTATCCGTTGGTTTGTAGCCACCATGACGATCATGAATGACGGGATCAAACAGCTCCTTGAAAACCTCGTATGACTCCTCATCACCAGCAACACAGCCCACCGTCATGATAAAGGGATGACCTGAGAGGCACCAACAAAACCCCATTATTATAAGCATATCAATGGCACAGGGTGGTGGTCAGGTGGATACAACAGAATATGCAGAGCTCAGAACCATACCTTGTGATATAAGAAcatgggaaataggagcaggagaaggccattcggcccctcgagcctgctgcaccattcaatggctgatctgcctcaactccaaagccccacaccatcctcgTAAACCCCTAATTCCctcagtatccaaaaatctatcgacctcgGTTTTGAATACACTCAAGGATTGTGcaaccacaactctctggggtagagaattccaaagattctcaatcctccaagtgaagaaatttctcctcgtctcagtccaaaatggccgccCCCTTATTCTCAGACTCTGCCCCCGACTTGTatcctagattccccagccaggaatctaccctctcagcatctaccctgtcaagtcccttaagaaattgatatgtttcaatgagatcacctctcaatcttctaaactctaaagaaCATAAGCcgagtctactcaatctctcctctgagGACATTCCCCTCATCCCGGTTAACACATAGCcataagtaacattcgtgccacgctagtgccaggcaacgaccatctccaaaagcagagaacctaaccatccccccttgacattcaacaacattgCCATCATGGAATCCTTCCCCACTATCACCCCATCAACATCTgtgaggtcaccattgaccagcaactgaactgaaTCAGACATATAAGTAGTTGGGCTGCAAGAATAgttcagaggctagaaattctgtggagagtaactcacctcctgactccccaaagcctgtccaccatctacaagtcaggagtgtgatgtaatactccgcacttgcctggatgagtgcagctcccacaacactcaagaagctcgatacctcccaggacaaaacagccccgcttgattggcaccccatccacaaacattcactctctccaccaccaacgcacagtggcagcagcgtgtgtgtgccatctacaagatacactgcaggaattcaccgagcCTCCTTTACCCTTCCCCTCACCTGGGTTGTCCACGCCTGTCTGGATCGCATCGTCAAGGGTGAAACCACTGGGGGTTTCCTTGTCTCGGAGATGCTTGTAGATATCAAGTGTCAAAACCTTGGCCATGTGGTTGTTATGATGCTTGAGGTCAGGAAACTCCTGCTCCGCTGAGTAATGCAGTTTCCATTTGTTGTGAGTATTACCGAAAGGCATGACTGCAAATTTACTAAGTCCTGAAAGACAGTAAAACGACGAGAATTGTGCAATCAATTCACCAAATCACACAACCAATAAACACACCGTCTACAGTTCTGGGTACCGCACAAGAATTAGGAATAGGCTACTTGGCCccttgaacaaagaacaaagaaaagtacagcacagtaacaggcccttcggccctccaagcctgcgccgatcatattgcccgtcaactaaaacattttccacttctggggtccgtatccctctattcccatcctattcatgtatttgtcaagctgtctcttaaacaccactatcgtacctgcttccaccacctcctctggcagcgaattccagacactcactaccctctgcgtaaaaaacttgccccgcacatctcctctgtagttttctcctctcaccttaaatctatgtcccctagtaattgactcttccaccctgggaaaaagcttctgactatctactttttgtaaacttctatcagtgtcgcccctcaatctccgtcactctagcgAGAACAATCtgaatttctccaacctctcctcatagctaataacctccagaccaggcagcatcctggtaaacctcctctgcaccctctccagtgcctccatatccctctggtaatgtggcgaccagaacctgctccgacattcaataagatcatggcttcactttcttgcctgccTCTTGGTGGTCAATAAGACTAACTCAACCCTGAATatgttcagtgacccagcctccactgctctctggggaagagaattccacagagtgatgaccctctgagagaaaaagttcctcctcatcttcgCCTTAAATGTGAGATCCCTAATTTCTAAACTGtgtccccaagttctagattccccctcgaggggaaacatcctttcagcatccgccCTGTtgagtcccctcagaatcttatatgtttcaataagatcacctctcattcttctaaaccccaatggatacaggcccaacctgtcctcataagacagacaccgtcatcccaggaatgagtcgagtgaaccttctctgaactgcttctaatgcaattatatctctctttaagtaaggagaccaaaaccatatTCAGTAtgccagatgtggtctaactaaggcACTATACAACTTTAGCAACACTGCCCCACTTTTAGACTCAATTCACAGAATCGTTATAGCAGTGAAAGAGGCCAATTgggccatcatgtctgcaccagctctctcaaTGAGTATCATGACTTAGtgctattctcctgccttttccctgtactcttgcacattgcttctattcaaaCAATCATCTGATGTTCTCTGGAAtgacttgattgaatctgcctccacaacacttgcaggcagcgcattccatatcccaaccactcgttgtgtgaaaatgtttttttctcacatcacatttgcttcttttgcaaatcactttaaatctgtgccctctcgttctcgatccattcatgagcaggaacagcctttccctatctactctgtccagccccctcatgattttgaacgcctctatcaaatcacctctcagccttttcgtctccaaggagaacagtcccaacctcgccaatctatcttcgtaactgaagtttctcatccctggaaccattcttgtaaacctcttctgcattctctccaatatgttcacatccttcctataatatggtgcccaggactgtacatcatactccagctgaggtctaactaatgaccccttgcaataaatgccaacattccatttgcctttctgatCACTTGCTACATCTGTATACCAACTTCCCGTGATTCATTAACTTTTGCTAATTCACCTTAGAAAGGGGATACTGGTCATGGAGGAAAGGTAGATTCACATCCAAGGGTTCAAACCTGAATAGAGATTATGGAAGCTAGACTTGTTTTCCATGAAATATAGGTGGTTAAGGGGGTAAGTTGATTGAAATTCTTCAGAGTTTTGAAAAGAATTGCTGGTGTACTTGGACAGAAATGTTTTCCACTGTTCCGGGAGTGTAGGACAAGGGAACATAACCTTTAAATGAGAGCCAGACTCTCCAGGAGCAACGTTAGGGGACACTTATTCAGGCAAAGGATTGTTGTGTTGTGTCCCTCAAAAAGTGTACTTTCCAGACGGTAGATGCACCAGGATTTCAAAATGTATTGAGCATAACCTTCGGACTATAACACGCACAGCAATTATAGGCAACCTTCCTCCAGACAAAAAGTGCATCGTTGCTCCAGCAAATACGGTAATAGATGCTACCTTaatctgagattgatggattttttttttgctttgtacTAAAGGATAGGAAGCCAAGGTGGGTAAGTGGAGTTAGGATACAAATCGGTCATGATTGCCCTGAATGTTGGAacaggctggaagggctgaatggcctcctttgttcCTAATGACGAATGGGTAAAGACCCTCTGGTGTCTCCAGCCTGTCTCACAGAATCTAGACCCTCCCCGTCGAAACATCCTGGGAGGGTGAAAAAGAGGACAAAAGCGCTTGCCTCTAAACAAAATTTGGCAAGTTCCTCTCTCAAGCGATCCAAACTGGTACAGGAGATCCCTCAGGTCCCTGCTCATTTGATGCTGCAAATAATAGGTTCTCTCTTCACTGTTAATTGAGAAATAAGTTCTCACTAAACATCTTACTGTTTTAATTGAGATTAGAGCCCCTGATCCCCTCATCAAATGCCTGGAGATCGACTTGAATCTATTACCTGGGTTGGGCAGAGAGCAGAATGGAAAAGTGAAGCAGGAGCGATTCACTGAATCGCAAAACACCATCTCCTTCCCCACAACCCTCTAAACCCTTTTTTTCCAACCAAGTAttgcatttatccaattccattttgaaagtccCTACTGAAGCTACCTCTCCCGCCCTTTCAGAGAGCACCTTCCAGGTCACAACTACTTGCCCAGTAAGAAAAGGCTCCCTCGCTAGCTCTTTGGACGAGCACGTTTTGGAAGTGCACTCACGGCTGCAGTACTGGAAACGTGAGGggcaaatttgtgcacagcaagctcccaccaaccaGAGTGTGTTAACAAGCAGATAATCTGctcttgtgatgttgactgacagATAATTCATGGCTCAGATGccggggagaactcctctgctcttcttcaagaacACCATTCTAAATCCATCCAAGAGAGCAGATGGCATCtgtgtttaacatctcacctttggcagtgcagcactctctcactactgCGTTGGGTGCCAACTTTGAATTTGTGctaaagtcctggagtgggacttgaacccacaaccctctgactcacAGATAAGAgtgccacccactgagcccacatTGGCACCTACCCCTGTCAAGCTAAAATATTTCAGTTCACAATTACATTTAAGGTTCACAACACTATGACTGTGAACTGCAGCTTTAATCTAAGCAATAGCACCGTCCATTAATAAATATGATTAACCCAATTCAGTCATCAAATCAGCCGTGAGTATTTTGAGAGCATGGAAAAATAGTTTCCTTTAGAAACTGCTATTGAGGCGAATTCTCAGTGCGTGAACTGAGTGAATAATGAAGATTGTCATTTAACTCGCTAATCTCTTGCTTGTATTTTTGAAGTTTGCTGTCCCTCCAAATGATCTTCTCCACAGCTACCCAGGTCTATTCTTCCTCTATCACCATCCCCTGCCTCTGCGGAACACTGGAAGGAGTCACGGGTCGATTAACAACCACAGCttatgtttatatagcacctttaacattatatagcatccaaagtgcttcacaggagcattataaaacaaagtatgacatccACCGAGCCacaggaggagatattaggtcagagaggtagggtttaaggaagaaagtgaggtagagaggccgagaggtgtagggaggggattctagagcattttttaaaattaatttacgggatgcggacatcgctggctgggccagcatctatcgcccgtccctaatcgcccttgagaaagtagtggtgagccacTGCTTAGGGCCCAGTCATTtaaaggcacggccgccaatggtggagcgattaaaatcggggacgcgcaagaggccagagttagaggagtgcagagatatctcggagggttgtgaggctggaggggattacagggatggggagggagcaaGGCCGTGGAGGGagttgaaaatgaggatgagaattttaaaatcaagatgttgcttgaccaggagtttgtaggtcagtgagtacggggggggtgagagaggaacagggctcaagatatgggcagcagagttctgcAACAAAACATGACATGGGCATTCCTCTCGTTGACTGTATCCAACTCTCTTCCCGCTGATTCAGGGTGTGAGCCCTCAGCAATAGGAGGGTCATGATGGGCTCTCCAAAGCTCCACCAGGCTTGAGTACCCCTCCGGATGCCAACACAGAATTCCAAGCCGGAGTTCTGGAatccagcaccacccccccaccccaccccacccccacacccaccaccacccccaccaccccccccatcccttccAGGTTTGGACCTGGCCATCTCGGAATCAGACAGCAGCAGTTCCCACTGAGCTAACGAAAACCTGGCGCTGAACAAGGCACACGTTGTAATTGCACTTGTGCCCATCAGAGGGAGCACATCGCTGC containing:
- the LOC121272711 gene encoding creatine kinase M-type, with amino-acid sequence MPFGNTHNKWKLHYSAEQEFPDLKHHNNHMAKVLTLDIYKHLRDKETPSGFTLDDAIQTGVDNPGHPFIMTVGCVAGDEESYEVFKELFDPVIHDRHGGYKPTDKHKTDLNHENLKGGDDLDPNYVLSSRVRTGRSVKGIALPPHCSRGERRLIEKLCIDALNSLTGELKGKYYPLSSMSDAEQQQLIDDHFLFDKPVSPLLLASGMARDWPDGRGIWHNDSKTFLVWVNEEDHLRVISMQKGGNMKEVFRRFCVGLKTIEDIFVKAGRGFMWNEHLGYVLTCPSNLGTGLRGGVHVKIPHLCKHEKFGEVLKRTRLQKRGTGGVDTEAVGSVYDISNADRLGFSEVEQVQMVVDGVKLMIEMEKQLEKGKSIDDLMPAQK